Proteins co-encoded in one Pogona vitticeps strain Pit_001003342236 chromosome 9, PviZW2.1, whole genome shotgun sequence genomic window:
- the HPN gene encoding serine protease hepsin isoform X2: MAEKEGGLKSCSWTLKMVAVIASGFLLLAGIGTGIWAIVMSVLGGEGESLYIVQVNQGDLRLTIYDENEGKWRLLCSSSSDAQVAALSCEEMGFVRSLSHSVLSAGSAGANGTSGYFCVDESRLQFARRLSEAIVVCECPTGQFLATLCQDCGRRKLSMDRIVGGQDASLGKWPWQVSLRYDGTHLCGGSIISNEWVITAAHCFPERNRVVSRWRVFAGAVSRSSTKGVQVGVVSAIYHSGYLPFQDPNSEENSNDIALMHLVTPLSFNEYIQPICLPALGQPLVDGKLCTVTGWGNTEYYGQQSDILQEAAVPIISTSVCNSPEYYDNQIKPRMFCAGFAAGGTDACQGDSGGPFVCEDSISRTSRWRLCGIVSWGTGCALASKPGVYTKVNDFHGWIVQVMKTYSHVSGTVTQH; the protein is encoded by the exons ATGGCTGAAAAAGAGG GAGGCCTTAAATCATGCAGCTGGACACTGAAAATGGTGGCTGTGATTGCCAGTGGATTTCTGCTCCTTGCTGGGATTGGAACTGGAATCTGGGCTATAG TTATGTCGGTGCTTGGAGGTGAGGGGGAAAGCCTGTACATCG TTCAGGTGAACCAGGGGGACCTGCGGCTCACTATCTACGATGAGAATGAAGGGAAATGGAGActcctctgctcctcctcctctgatgcCCAGGTGGCAGCCCTCAGTTGTGAAGAGATGGGGTTTGTCAG GTCCCTCTCCCATTCAGTGCTTTCCGCTGGCAGTGCGGGAGCCAACGGAACCTCAGGCTATTTTTGCGTGGATGAATCTCGGTTGCAATTTGCTCGGAGGCTGAGCGAGGCCATTGTTGTGTG TGAATGTCCAACGGGCCAATTCCTAGCAACACTTTGCCAAG ACTGTGGGCGCCGAAAGTTGTCCATGGACCGGATTGTAGGGGGCCAAGATGCGAGCTTGGGCAAATGGCCATGGCAAGTCAGCCTGCGCTATGATGGAACGCACCTTTGTGGTGGCTCCATCATCTCGAATGAGTGGGTCATCACAGCTGCGCACTGCTTCCCAGA GAGGAACAGAGTGGTGAGCCGGTGGCGGGTGTTCGCAGGGGCAGTTTCTCGGTCTTCCACTAAAGGGGTGCAGGTGGGAGTGGTGAGCGCCATCTACCACAGCGGGTACCTGCCCTTCCAGGATCCCAACAGTGAGGAGAACAGCAACGACATTGCCCTGATGCACCTGGTGACGCCTCTTTCCTTCAATG AATATATCCAGCCCATCTGTCTTCCAGCTCTGGGTCAACCTCTTGTGGACGGGAAACTTTGCACAGTGACTGGCTGGGGCAACACAGAGTACTATG GCCAACAGTCAGATATACTACAGGAGGCCGCTGTGCCCATCATCAGCACCAGCGTCTGCAACAGCCCCGAGTACTATGACAATCAGATCAAGCCCCGGATGTTCTGTGCTGGGTTCGCTGCTGGTGGCACAGATGCCTGTCAG gGTGACAGTGGTGGCCCCTTTGTGTGTGAGGATAGCATCTCACGGACTTCACGTTGGCGGCTTTGTGGCATTGTGAGTTGGGGCACTGGTTGTGCCCTGGCCAGTAAGCCAGGTGTTTACACTAAGGTCAATGACTTCCATGGATGGATCGTCCAGGTCATGAAG actTATTCCCATGTCAGCGGGACAGTGACGCAGCACTGA
- the HPN gene encoding serine protease hepsin isoform X1: MASYPLSTLSSQQFFEVRERRHLAQGSQGGLKSCSWTLKMVAVIASGFLLLAGIGTGIWAIVMSVLGGEGESLYIVQVNQGDLRLTIYDENEGKWRLLCSSSSDAQVAALSCEEMGFVRSLSHSVLSAGSAGANGTSGYFCVDESRLQFARRLSEAIVVCECPTGQFLATLCQDCGRRKLSMDRIVGGQDASLGKWPWQVSLRYDGTHLCGGSIISNEWVITAAHCFPERNRVVSRWRVFAGAVSRSSTKGVQVGVVSAIYHSGYLPFQDPNSEENSNDIALMHLVTPLSFNEYIQPICLPALGQPLVDGKLCTVTGWGNTEYYGQQSDILQEAAVPIISTSVCNSPEYYDNQIKPRMFCAGFAAGGTDACQGDSGGPFVCEDSISRTSRWRLCGIVSWGTGCALASKPGVYTKVNDFHGWIVQVMKTYSHVSGTVTQH, from the exons ATGGCTTCCTACCCCCtttccactttatcctcacagcagTTCTTTGAGGTGAGGGAGAGACGGCACCTGGCCCAAGGTTCACAGG GAGGCCTTAAATCATGCAGCTGGACACTGAAAATGGTGGCTGTGATTGCCAGTGGATTTCTGCTCCTTGCTGGGATTGGAACTGGAATCTGGGCTATAG TTATGTCGGTGCTTGGAGGTGAGGGGGAAAGCCTGTACATCG TTCAGGTGAACCAGGGGGACCTGCGGCTCACTATCTACGATGAGAATGAAGGGAAATGGAGActcctctgctcctcctcctctgatgcCCAGGTGGCAGCCCTCAGTTGTGAAGAGATGGGGTTTGTCAG GTCCCTCTCCCATTCAGTGCTTTCCGCTGGCAGTGCGGGAGCCAACGGAACCTCAGGCTATTTTTGCGTGGATGAATCTCGGTTGCAATTTGCTCGGAGGCTGAGCGAGGCCATTGTTGTGTG TGAATGTCCAACGGGCCAATTCCTAGCAACACTTTGCCAAG ACTGTGGGCGCCGAAAGTTGTCCATGGACCGGATTGTAGGGGGCCAAGATGCGAGCTTGGGCAAATGGCCATGGCAAGTCAGCCTGCGCTATGATGGAACGCACCTTTGTGGTGGCTCCATCATCTCGAATGAGTGGGTCATCACAGCTGCGCACTGCTTCCCAGA GAGGAACAGAGTGGTGAGCCGGTGGCGGGTGTTCGCAGGGGCAGTTTCTCGGTCTTCCACTAAAGGGGTGCAGGTGGGAGTGGTGAGCGCCATCTACCACAGCGGGTACCTGCCCTTCCAGGATCCCAACAGTGAGGAGAACAGCAACGACATTGCCCTGATGCACCTGGTGACGCCTCTTTCCTTCAATG AATATATCCAGCCCATCTGTCTTCCAGCTCTGGGTCAACCTCTTGTGGACGGGAAACTTTGCACAGTGACTGGCTGGGGCAACACAGAGTACTATG GCCAACAGTCAGATATACTACAGGAGGCCGCTGTGCCCATCATCAGCACCAGCGTCTGCAACAGCCCCGAGTACTATGACAATCAGATCAAGCCCCGGATGTTCTGTGCTGGGTTCGCTGCTGGTGGCACAGATGCCTGTCAG gGTGACAGTGGTGGCCCCTTTGTGTGTGAGGATAGCATCTCACGGACTTCACGTTGGCGGCTTTGTGGCATTGTGAGTTGGGGCACTGGTTGTGCCCTGGCCAGTAAGCCAGGTGTTTACACTAAGGTCAATGACTTCCATGGATGGATCGTCCAGGTCATGAAG actTATTCCCATGTCAGCGGGACAGTGACGCAGCACTGA